One stretch of Anolis carolinensis isolate JA03-04 chromosome 3, rAnoCar3.1.pri, whole genome shotgun sequence DNA includes these proteins:
- the rgs10 gene encoding regulator of G-protein signaling 10 isoform X1, with amino-acid sequence MHARAPRPLLPDSLPETGRRGGRCGPRDKRDLHRCGQWQEINDSDNKPGSSQQNLNGTRRWASSLENLLEDQEGVKRFREFLKREFSEENVLFWLACEEFKKIKDKKQMKTKANEIYMTFLSSKASFQVNVEGQSRLDESILEAPHPLMFQKLQDQIFNLMKYDSYSRFLKSDVFLKLKQTEEQEENSSDTQTVPKRASRIYNT; translated from the exons atgcatgcacGCGCACCCCGCCCCCTCCTTCCAGACTCGCTGCCGGAGACAGGCAGGCGAGGAGGGAGGTGCGGCCCAAGGGACAAAAGAGACCTTCACCGGTGCggacaatggcaag AAATAAATGACAGTGACAACAAGCCGGGTAGCAGCCAACAAAATCTGAATGGCACCAGAAGATGGGCTTCATCCCTAGAAAATTTATTGGAAGACCAGGAAGGCGTCAAGAGATTTAGG gagtttttaaagagagaatttagtgaagaaaatgttttgttttggttaGCATGTGAAGAATTTAAGAAGATAAAAGATAAGAAACAG atgaaaaccaaagCAAATGAAATTTACATGACATTCTTGTCAAGTAAAGCTTCTTTTCAAGTCAATGTTGAAGGCCAGTCCCGTTTGGATGAGTCAATATTGGAAGCACCTCACCCGCTCATGTTCCAGAAACTTCAAGATCAG ATTTTCAACCTCATGAAATACGACAGCTACAGCCGCTTTTTAAAGTCAGACGTGTTTCTTAAACTGAAGCAAACTGAAGAACAGGAAGAAAATTCATCCGACACTCAAACTGTACCAAAAAGAGCGTCGAGAATTTACAACACATGA
- the rgs10 gene encoding regulator of G-protein signaling 10 isoform X2 encodes MFTRAVSRLSRKRPPSEINDSDNKPGSSQQNLNGTRRWASSLENLLEDQEGVKRFREFLKREFSEENVLFWLACEEFKKIKDKKQMKTKANEIYMTFLSSKASFQVNVEGQSRLDESILEAPHPLMFQKLQDQIFNLMKYDSYSRFLKSDVFLKLKQTEEQEENSSDTQTVPKRASRIYNT; translated from the exons AAATAAATGACAGTGACAACAAGCCGGGTAGCAGCCAACAAAATCTGAATGGCACCAGAAGATGGGCTTCATCCCTAGAAAATTTATTGGAAGACCAGGAAGGCGTCAAGAGATTTAGG gagtttttaaagagagaatttagtgaagaaaatgttttgttttggttaGCATGTGAAGAATTTAAGAAGATAAAAGATAAGAAACAG atgaaaaccaaagCAAATGAAATTTACATGACATTCTTGTCAAGTAAAGCTTCTTTTCAAGTCAATGTTGAAGGCCAGTCCCGTTTGGATGAGTCAATATTGGAAGCACCTCACCCGCTCATGTTCCAGAAACTTCAAGATCAG ATTTTCAACCTCATGAAATACGACAGCTACAGCCGCTTTTTAAAGTCAGACGTGTTTCTTAAACTGAAGCAAACTGAAGAACAGGAAGAAAATTCATCCGACACTCAAACTGTACCAAAAAGAGCGTCGAGAATTTACAACACATGA